A stretch of Schistocerca americana isolate TAMUIC-IGC-003095 chromosome 3, iqSchAmer2.1, whole genome shotgun sequence DNA encodes these proteins:
- the LOC124606158 gene encoding E3 ubiquitin-protein ligase BRE1A-like, giving the protein MGKIGQPKASVPEEQNSVNMESEDNLQYVKESQATASDNIISGAGGEDLWTVNDAPQQIGNRVTTTLPGLEERDRERDQKLAQMLHEQEQQREQKEREKERMSEQREKQRDEKLAQMLHEQEKKLTQKLIEQEQRSEAKLDSIQSELAEMRDACKEIPDLVQSLASEMQKSQMSQARLEDNVQTLTNRVDNVEIDARKSIDAYLEVQAQKVENELNEWLEVKDREISAKIESDVKTAVEQATAAASVNIDASAAALHAELTQIKSRVTAELPNWQQEVARRLSALESNVNSGGQIMNPIPRTDYCNNADGRQGASAQPQPNVNYEHEQHAIPCSAHHEVMNVPESDYNSNHSNGSNLVPNGNGNRQEHRQQNRGTNNGNGYNGNGYNRQNRKTHHDGRMSNGYNGNGNPQWRNNRNQWRGRNEPTPQWQQNTAPQWNANPGPSQNMSGSYNRPPQNQSHTQYQNTPSGRLSYDTLFF; this is encoded by the exons atgggtaagataggacaacctaaagcatccgtaccagaagaacaaaattctgttaatatggaaagtgaggataatttgcaatacgtaaaagaatcccaagccaccgcctcggataacataatttccggagcggggggcgaggatctgtggacggtgaatgacgctccacagcagattgggaatagagtaacaactacactgcctgg gttagaagaaagagatagggaaagagatcagaaactggctcagatgctccatgagcaagagcaacaaagagaacagaaagaaagggaaaaagaaagaatgtcagaacagagggaaaaacaaagagacgaaaaactggctcagatgctgcatgagcaggagaaaaaattaacgcaaaagctcattgagcaagagcagcgcagtgaagcaaaactagacagtatccaaagcgaacttgccgagatgcgggacgcgtgcaaagaaatacccgatcttgtgcaaagcttagccagcgaaatgcaaaaatcacagatgtcgcaggctaggcttgaagataatgtccagactttaaccaaccgcgtggataatgtggagatagatgcacggaaaagtattgacgcatatttggaagtgcaagctcaaaaagtagaaaatgaattaaatgaatggctagaagtaaaggatcgcgagatatctgcaaagattgaaagcgatgtaaaaacagctgtagaacaagcgactgcggccgcgagtgtaaatattgacgctagcgctgccgcactacatgccgaattaacacagattaagtcccgtgtgactgcggagttgccaaattggcaacaggaggtcgcgcggagactgtctgcgttggaaagcaatgtaaacagtggcggacagatcatgaatccgattccgcgtactgattactgtaataacgctgacggtaggcagggtgcgagtgcgcaaccgcaacctaatgtgaattatgagcacgaacaacatgcgataccgtgcagcgcacatcacgaagtaatgaatgtcccagaat ccgattacaatagcaaccacagtaacggtagtaacttggtaccaaatggtaacgggaataggcaagagcaccggcaacagaatcgaggcacaaacaatggcaatggttataacggcaacggttataatcgtcaaaatcgaaagacacatcatgatggacgcatgagtaatggatataatggtaacgggaatccgcaatggcggaacaaccgaaaccagtggcgtggtcgtaacgaaccgacaccacagtggcaacaaaacacagcgccacaatggaacgccaacccaggtccgtcacagaatatgtcagggagttacaaccgaccaccgcaaaaccagagccatacacaatatcaaaatacaccatcggggag ACTTTCATATGATACCCTATTTTTCTGA